The proteins below come from a single Gordonia pseudamarae genomic window:
- a CDS encoding helix-turn-helix domain-containing protein, whose protein sequence is MEANTAAEERLARVIDDNLMLAQRIAEHEALAQAADLDDKVLGYRRIVHPELAKGGSCGICLVAANRRYNIGDLKPIHSGCHCTVAAITADFDPKMVNDEDLARLYGDAQGNYRRALVRTRYQVDEHGELGAVLVPKAAHKTREERARATSARRKLAAKMHRDGASTAEIAETLGVSDQTVRNDLDVLPRHVVNI, encoded by the coding sequence GTGGAGGCGAACACCGCCGCCGAGGAACGCCTGGCGCGCGTCATCGACGACAACCTGATGCTCGCTCAGCGGATCGCCGAGCATGAGGCCCTCGCGCAGGCTGCCGACCTCGACGACAAGGTCCTCGGGTACCGGCGCATCGTGCACCCGGAGCTGGCCAAGGGGGGCTCGTGCGGAATATGTCTGGTCGCGGCGAACCGCCGCTACAACATCGGCGACCTGAAACCGATCCACTCGGGGTGCCATTGCACGGTCGCGGCGATCACCGCCGACTTCGACCCGAAGATGGTCAACGATGAGGATCTGGCCCGCCTGTACGGCGACGCACAGGGCAACTACCGGCGGGCGCTGGTGCGTACCCGCTACCAGGTCGACGAGCACGGCGAGCTCGGCGCGGTCTTGGTGCCCAAGGCCGCGCACAAGACCCGCGAGGAACGCGCCCGGGCCACCTCAGCTCGACGCAAGCTCGCCGCCAAGATGCATCGGGACGGAGCGTCGACTGCCGAGATCGCAGAGACGCTCGGAGTGTCGGACCAGACCGTCCGCAACGACCTAGATGTACTTCCCCGACACGTTGTGAACATCTGA
- a CDS encoding head decoration protein — protein sequence MRSGTVVGIVEATGKAGPYDPGASNGTEDAAGILFADCRVIRSNGTTATHVGSGVLVHGFVDAAKLPFPIDAAGAADLVQIRFENLARVLRRSPFPLFSSAQVTEVLNRYGCSQVCSFCGDSHSFSVGKPWVFGGFFSPRPPPARTR from the coding sequence ATCCGGTCCGGGACCGTGGTCGGGATCGTCGAGGCGACCGGTAAGGCCGGCCCCTACGATCCGGGCGCATCCAACGGCACCGAGGACGCGGCCGGGATTCTGTTCGCCGATTGCCGGGTGATCCGGTCAAACGGCACCACCGCCACCCATGTCGGTTCCGGGGTGCTGGTGCACGGGTTCGTCGACGCGGCCAAGCTGCCGTTCCCGATCGACGCGGCCGGCGCCGCCGACCTGGTCCAGATCCGGTTCGAGAACCTCGCCAGGGTACTGCGGCGTTCACCGTTCCCATTATTCTCATCAGCGCAGGTCACAGAAGTTCTAAACAGGTACGGCTGTTCGCAGGTGTGCAGTTTTTGCGGTGATTCTCATTCATTTTCAGTGGGTAAACCGTGGGTTTTCGGTGGGTTTTTCAGCCCGCGTCCACCACCGGCGAGAACTCGCTGA
- a CDS encoding IS481 family transposase, with product MTHANAPLTPEGRRRLASLIIDEGWSLRRAAERFQCSPATAKRWADRYRAGQCLTDRSSRPARSPARLPRRTERRIICLRYSRRWGPHRISYHLGIARSTVGRVLERYRMPLLSNIDQATGLPVRRPKPKRYEVDRPGRLVHVDIKKQGRIPDGGGWRAHGRGSAADRTAGVARGRAARSGAPHSRGYRYLHHAVDDHSRVAYSEILDDERKETAARFWRRANTFFAERGVEVTAVMTDNGSCYRSNAFAQALAETGIKHKKTKPYRPQTNGKVERFNRTLAAEWAYARPYTSEAERTTAYTAWLHHYNHHRPHTGIGGQVPSDRVHNLTGKYT from the coding sequence GTGACTCACGCTAACGCACCGTTGACGCCCGAGGGGCGTCGCCGTCTTGCTTCCCTGATCATCGATGAGGGCTGGTCTTTGCGGCGCGCTGCCGAACGGTTCCAGTGTTCGCCGGCCACGGCCAAGCGGTGGGCCGACCGTTACCGCGCCGGCCAGTGCCTGACCGACCGCAGTTCCCGCCCCGCCCGCTCACCGGCCCGGCTGCCCCGACGCACCGAACGACGAATCATCTGCCTGCGTTACTCCCGCCGGTGGGGACCGCACCGGATCTCCTATCACCTGGGTATCGCGCGTTCGACGGTCGGTCGGGTCCTGGAGCGCTACCGGATGCCGCTGCTGTCGAACATCGACCAGGCCACCGGACTACCGGTGCGCAGACCGAAACCGAAACGGTACGAGGTCGACCGGCCCGGACGACTCGTGCACGTCGACATCAAGAAGCAAGGCCGAATCCCCGACGGTGGTGGCTGGCGTGCTCATGGTCGCGGATCGGCCGCGGACCGTACTGCCGGTGTGGCCCGTGGCCGGGCAGCACGCTCGGGAGCACCGCACTCGCGGGGCTACCGCTACCTGCACCATGCCGTCGACGACCACTCCCGGGTGGCGTATTCGGAGATCCTCGACGACGAACGGAAAGAGACCGCGGCCAGATTCTGGCGGCGCGCCAACACGTTCTTCGCCGAGCGCGGCGTCGAAGTGACCGCGGTAATGACCGACAACGGTTCCTGCTACCGCTCCAACGCGTTCGCCCAGGCACTGGCCGAGACCGGGATCAAGCACAAGAAGACCAAGCCGTATCGGCCGCAGACGAACGGGAAGGTCGAACGTTTCAACCGAACCCTGGCCGCCGAGTGGGCCTACGCCCGCCCCTACACCAGCGAAGCCGAACGCACCACCGCCTACACCGCGTGGCTGCACCACTACAATCACCACCGACCCCACACCGGAATCGGAGGCCAAGTCCCCTCAGACCGCGTTCACAACCTCACGGGGAAGTACACCTAG
- a CDS encoding Fic family protein, translating to MDVKAIGESPIGELVPISGIDPRTMQEWKYWAYLPNDLPEMPSLTPRAISKAAAAGAAVARLDEAVAQLLRPEILVRPIIRKEAASTSALEGTYASFDDVLEADFLEDRQMSSEQREIRNYVAATEAACAQITDRRISRAYLGALQHMIVRGTRGETADSGDIRPHQVAIGADNRPIEQARFVPCPPGDQLVAGVSAWEDWVAAETDLLVVAKVAIAHYQFETLHPFGDGNGRLGRLVSMLQLMKAGELRWPVLNIAPWFESRRDQYQGGLMDVTLTGDFSPWVELFAHAVAVQAREGLHKIQHLMAIRDRMISELRAAGMRGSAIEIAEILIGYPVIDVRTASILIGKTFEAANQAIAKLVSHGVLVEITGRSQNRLFGAHEIARAIN from the coding sequence ATGGACGTGAAGGCGATCGGAGAGTCTCCCATTGGCGAGCTGGTGCCCATCTCGGGGATAGATCCACGAACGATGCAGGAGTGGAAGTACTGGGCCTACTTACCTAACGATCTCCCCGAGATGCCCTCCTTGACGCCACGTGCCATCTCCAAGGCGGCCGCCGCCGGTGCGGCTGTCGCTCGACTGGATGAAGCTGTGGCTCAGTTACTACGACCCGAGATCCTGGTTCGTCCGATCATCCGCAAGGAGGCTGCCAGCACCTCTGCCCTTGAAGGTACCTACGCGTCGTTCGACGATGTGCTAGAAGCGGACTTCCTAGAGGATCGTCAGATGTCTTCCGAGCAACGTGAGATTCGGAACTACGTCGCAGCCACAGAAGCCGCCTGCGCTCAGATCACTGACCGTCGTATCAGTCGCGCGTACCTGGGCGCACTTCAGCACATGATTGTTCGCGGAACGCGCGGTGAAACTGCTGACTCTGGCGATATTCGCCCACACCAGGTCGCTATCGGTGCCGACAACCGGCCAATCGAACAGGCCAGATTCGTTCCATGCCCGCCCGGTGATCAGTTGGTGGCAGGCGTGAGCGCGTGGGAAGACTGGGTCGCCGCAGAAACTGATCTATTGGTCGTCGCAAAAGTAGCAATAGCTCACTACCAGTTTGAGACATTACACCCGTTCGGTGACGGAAATGGGCGCCTGGGTCGGTTGGTGTCGATGCTTCAGCTCATGAAAGCGGGCGAGCTGCGCTGGCCCGTTCTCAACATTGCGCCATGGTTTGAAAGCCGACGCGATCAATACCAAGGGGGGTTGATGGATGTGACCCTTACCGGCGACTTCAGTCCATGGGTTGAGCTATTTGCGCACGCGGTAGCTGTACAAGCCCGCGAGGGTTTGCATAAGATACAGCATCTGATGGCGATTCGTGATCGTATGATTTCCGAGCTGCGCGCCGCCGGGATGCGTGGTTCAGCGATTGAGATTGCTGAGATCCTGATCGGATACCCGGTAATAGATGTACGAACCGCAAGCATTCTAATAGGCAAGACGTTCGAAGCGGCCAATCAAGCGATAGCAAAGCTAGTAAGCCACGGGGTCTTGGTGGAGATAACCGGCAGGAGCCAGAACCGATTGTTTGGGGCCCATGAAATTGCCCGTGCGATCAACTGA
- a CDS encoding tyrosine-type recombinase/integrase, protein MYRQSIDRHVLPALADVRVGEATTGLLDAVIRAIASTSQGKTARVVLTGMLSMAARHDAVDHNPVRETTPRTVAPAAARALTVDEVAHLRRNVTSWAGSNRAGPARGMDLPEIVDLLLGTGARIGEILALRIPDCALGGDPPTVEITGTIVEGKRQPAPKTDYSYRRLVLPGFAATALRRQIGRGLPTDADELVFPSRVGGPRTPANVRRQLREARKDRPGDPTDTTFDWVSPKAFRKTVATALARAEDIDTAAASSGTPGRPSRAGTTWNAPGSDRTPARPSASSRRWWTRAEKPTENPRFTH, encoded by the coding sequence ATGTACCGGCAGTCCATCGACCGGCACGTCCTTCCAGCCCTCGCCGACGTGCGCGTCGGGGAAGCCACCACCGGCCTGCTCGACGCGGTCATCCGCGCCATCGCATCCACCTCGCAGGGCAAGACCGCGCGTGTCGTGCTCACCGGCATGCTCAGTATGGCCGCACGCCACGACGCCGTCGACCATAATCCAGTCCGCGAAACCACACCGCGGACCGTCGCGCCCGCGGCGGCGCGGGCGCTGACCGTCGACGAGGTCGCGCATCTGCGCCGCAATGTCACCTCGTGGGCCGGATCCAACCGCGCCGGACCCGCACGCGGAATGGATCTACCCGAGATCGTCGACCTGTTGCTGGGAACCGGCGCGCGCATCGGAGAGATCCTCGCGCTGCGTATCCCGGACTGCGCGCTCGGGGGCGACCCACCGACCGTCGAGATCACCGGCACTATCGTCGAAGGGAAGCGCCAGCCGGCGCCGAAAACCGACTACAGCTACCGCCGTTTGGTGTTGCCGGGGTTCGCCGCGACGGCGCTGCGCCGGCAGATCGGGCGCGGGCTGCCGACCGACGCCGACGAGCTGGTGTTCCCCTCACGCGTCGGCGGGCCGCGCACCCCGGCCAACGTGCGCAGGCAGCTGCGCGAAGCGCGCAAGGACCGGCCCGGCGACCCCACGGACACCACGTTCGACTGGGTGAGCCCAAAGGCGTTCCGCAAGACGGTGGCAACCGCGCTCGCCCGCGCGGAAGACATCGACACTGCGGCCGCGAGCTCGGGCACTCCGGGTCGGCCGTCACGCGCCGGCACTACCTGGAACGCGCCAGGCTCGGACCGGACGCCCGCGCGGCCCTCAGCGAGTTCTCGCCGGTGGTGGACGCGGGCTGAAAAACCCACCGAAAACCCACGGTTTACCCACTGA